Below is a genomic region from Clostridiales bacterium.
CATTTTTTCTGGAAATCGAAACCGCATCCTCTGCAATATCCGACATGACGACATGTTCAGGTCCTATCAATTTGGCTGCAAATATACCGACTACACCATAACCGCAGCCTAAGTCCAGCACTTTATCATCAGGTTTGAACTCGGCCTTGGATAGCATTGCCAAAGTGCCGGCATCGATTTTTTTAGGAGAGAAAAGCGTGTCCGATGTTTCAAATATTAAATCCACTCCTGCCATATTTGTTTTTATCATATATTAAAATCTCCCTTTCCTGAAATTCGATACATAAATCGAAGGTATATATATCCTTTGAAGAATATGCACCTGTTGAAGCTTTTCCGCTGAGTTATCAATATATAATATTGATATTATTTTTATGAATCAGGTCTTCCCAATCCGGTGAAAATTTTCTGTCTGTAAATATATAATTTATCCTATCAAAAGATGTAAATTTAACAAACGAAGCCCTATCGACTTTTGTATGATCAATCAATAGAAATACCTGATCTGCCGCATCAACCATTGCTTTTTTAACTTCGGCCTCCATTTCGTTTGAATCCGTTATGCCGATTTCTTTATTGAACCCTTTGCAGGATATAATGGCTTTATCGACATGGTAATTTTTTATGGTATTTTCCGCCAAGTGACCTATAAAGGACAGGGAATTTGGCTTCAGTGTCCCGCCGGTTGAAATGATATTGAAATCCTTCGAATTTGACAATTCATAAACCACACGTATGGAATTCGTTATAACTGTAAGCCTTTTTTTGGATTTCAATTGTCTTGCGACTTGAAGGGCGGACGAACTCGAGTCAAGGATCAGTGTTTCTCCATCATCGATATATCCTGCAACATTTAAAGCTATTGCCTGTTTTCCTTCGATATTTGTTATTTCCCTTATTTTTAGCGGTATGTCAACATTTGTGCTTTCGCTTAAAACAGCTCCGCCATATGATCTTTTAATAAGCCCTTCTCTCTCTAATTTTTCGAGGTCTCTTCTTATGGTCTCTTCAGTAACCTTAAATAATTTGCTCAGTTCGGGAACAATGACGCTTTGATGTTCCTGAAGAAGGCTTATTATTTTTCGTCTTCTTTCTATAGATAGCATGCTTTCCTCCCGGTTAATCTTATATTTGATCCTGTAATTATTGCATGGGTTTATATTCTTTTAGTGGAAACGAATTTTTTATAATATTTCTGCCTTCATCTAAGTTTTTGATAGCTTTAAGCGCCATAAGCTGAATAATACAATTGCCAAGAATAGACGCTTCAACAGGTCCGGCTAAAATCTTCCTGCCCGTTATACCGGCTGTCTGTTTTAATAAAAATTCGTCTCGTATTCCGCCGCCTACTATATTTACAGTATCGATCTCATTTCCTGTTATTTTTTCGATATCTTCAATTGTTTCCTTATAATGTTTTGTTATTCCATTGTATGCGGCTCTTGCAATATCCCCTATATTGTCGGGACGTCCCTGACCTGTCTTCATACAGTATCTGCATATAGCATCTCCCATATCGTCAGGGGCCATAAAAAGTTCATCGTCAGGGTCGATATAATAATTGGCATTCTTTGCAGAGGATGCTCTTGATATTATATCGGGAAAATCGAGTTTAATGCCTCTATTAGCCCAGCTTCGCCTTAATTGCTGTATCAGCCATAGGCCTGTTATATTCTTTAAAAATCTTATAGTGCCCAAAACGCCGCCTTCATTTGTGAAGTTAAACTTAAGCGAATTTTCGTCGATGATTGGCTTTTGAGTTTCGATTCCCAAAAGCGACCATGTCCCACAGCTTAAATAAGCGCTGTTGCGGCTGCTTAAGGGCGTTCCCGCAACTGCCGATGCCGTATCATGGCATCCGACTGCGATTACCGGTATCTTTGGGAGACCGGTTTCATCTCTTATATCGCTAGATAGACAGCCATAAATATTGCCGGGCATAATTATTTCTTGAAGAATATTCTTTGCAATACAGAGTTTATCTAAAATATCATATGACCAATTTTTTTTATTTGCATCTAGCATTTGTGATGTTGATGATATCGTATATTCGTTATATTTTTCTCCGGTCAAATAAAAGCTAAAGAGATCAGGCATGAAGAGAAGCGTTTTTGCATTCCTCAAAATGCCGGATTCTAAATCGTCATACAGTTGATAAACCGTGTTGAATTGCAGAAATTGTATGCCTGTCGTATTATAGAATTCTTGAAAAGGGACAATCTTTTCTACCTTTTCCGGGATCTTATTTGTTCTGGAATCCCTGTAATGAACAGGGTTGGATATAAGCCTGTCGTTTTTATCCAGCAGCCCGTAGTCGACACCCCATGTATCGATGCCGATGCTCGAAATATTGATGTTTCTCTCCGAGACCATTTTAAGTCCGACTTTTAATTCGCTAAATAGTTTTAAAAAATCCCAGTAAAGTCTTCCCCCGGCCCTTACCGGTTCATTCGGGAAACGGTAGATTTCTTCAAGGCTTATTTTATATCCGTCATATTTTGAAAGCATAAGCCTTCCGTTGGATGCACCGAAATCAAATGCTAAATTATATATCTCTTCCCCCATAATAGTACCTCCTATAAAACACCTTATGTTGTTTTACTTTTGGTTAATATTGTTTATGACAATTATAGCATAAATAATCGATTTTAAATATAGAAAAAAATCATATAACTATAATTGCTTTGAAAACGTTTGTTATAAAGGCGTATGTAAATTAATATTACTTCAATCGTCAAACTTGAATCTGGCGAATGAGTGTTCAAAATAACGCTCATATTGTGAATCGAAGAAGTACTGTATAATTCTGTTGACATAGAATATATGAATGATACAATAAAGGTAAACAAATATAAATAAACATAAACAAACATAATAAAAGAGAGCGGTGATATATGATGTCTTATGAAGATGAGGTAAAAAAACAGATATGCGATATAGGAAAGCGAATCTATTCAAACGGTTTTGTGGCAGCAAATGACGGCAATATAACTGTAAAGATAGGTGACGACGCGATTATAACGACGCCGACAGGTGTAAGCAAAGGATTTCTGACACCGGAGATGCTTATAAAGGTCAATACAAAAGGCGAGGTTATATCAGCAAATAGCAAGTACAAGCCATCGTCCGAATTAAAAATGCATCTTAGAGTATATAAAGAAAGATCCGATGTTAAATCTGTTGTCCATGCCCATCCGCCTTATGCGACAAGTTATGCAATAGCCGGCATACCGCTTACAAAACCCATAATGCCTGAGGCGGTCATATCGCTAGGATTTGTTCCGATTGCGGACTATGGAACACCATCTACAGAGGAGATACCGGATGCGATTTCAAAGTTTCTCCCCGAATATGATGCCATCCTCCTTGAAAATCATGGAGCGCTGACATATGGCAAAGATCTTATTACAGCATATTACAAGATGGAATCTATGGAATTTTATGCAAAACTTACATTCATTTCGACAATGTTAGGAGGGCCGAAGGAGTTAAGTGAGAGTCAGGTATTACGTCTGTATGAGATAAGGAAAAAACTTGGGGTTTCAGGCAGATTTCCCGGGAAATTACCCGATGAATTAAATAGAAATAACAAGAAAAATGAATTAAAGGATTACGATGTAAAGAAAATAGTTGAATTAGTAACGGAAAAAGTGCTTGAAGAATTGAAAAAGCAATAAGGTGTATATTCTATTTGGTATATTCAGTAACTACTTCGATTCATAATATGAGTTTATTCACTTGAACATTCATTCGTTACTCAAAATAGCACAATCCTTTTATATATGATTTCAAATATAAAATATACACCCAGTAATAATCTATAATTTGTAATTTTATAATTTCCAAAAGGGGGCAAAAGTTATGTTTAAACCTGATGATGGCAAAATCGAGAAAGCATATGAATATGCAAAAGAGGTATATGCAGGTTATGGCATCGATACCGACGCAGTGCTGAAAAAAATGAACAATATACATATATCGCTGCACTGCTGGCAGGGTGATGATGTCGGCGGTTTCGAGGTAAATAAAAAGGGTTTGTCAGGCGGAATTTTAGCCACAGGAAATTGGCCAGGCAGGGCAAGAAATGGTGACGAGCTAAGGCAAGATTTGGATAAGGCTTTAAGCCTGATACCGGGAAAGCACAGAGTCAATTTGCATGCTATATATGCAGAAACAGACGGAAAATTTGTCGATAGAGATAAAATAACACCAAAGTATTTTATGAAATGGATTGATTGGGCAAAGCAAAATAATCTTGGAATTGACTTTAACCCCACGTTTTTCTCCCATGATATGGCTGCATCCGGCTATACGCTTTCAAGCAAAGACAAAAGCATACGTAAATTCTGGATAGAGCATGGGAAAAGGTGCCGTGAAATTGCAAATCAGATAGGAAGGGAATTAAATAACCCATGCATTAATAATATATGGATACCGGATGGGTCAAAGGATTTACCCGCAAACAGAATAGATAACAGAAAGATTTTAAAGGATTCTCTCGATGAAATATTCTCAATCAAATATGACAGAAAAAATATTTTGGACTCTGTTGAAAGCAAGCTTTTCGGGATAGGTTCGGAAAGCTATGTTGTAGGGTCCCATGAGTTTTATATGGGATATGCTCTTAAAAATAATATTATGTTATGCCTTGATATGGGCCATTTTCATCCTACAGAAGTCGTAGCGGATAAAATATCTTCAATATTAACATTTATGGACGAACTTTTAATTCATGTCAGCCGCGGAGTAAGATGGGACAGCGACCATGTGGCAATTTTAAATGACGATTTGCAGTTGCTTGCAGATGAGATAAGCAGATGCAATGCTTATAACAGGGTGCACATAGCCCTCGATTATTTCGATGCAAGCATAAACAGGATAACGGCATGGACAGTTGGAGCGAGAGCCACATTGAAAGCTATATTGATATCCTTACTGGAGCCGATAAACTTGATTAAGGAACAGGACGACAGAGGCGACCGAGGCAATATGCTGGCGCTCAAGGAAGAATTCAAGACATTACCGTATGCTACTGTATGGGATAAGTACTGCCTTGTAAAAAATGTGCCGGTTGGAGGTAGCTGGCTCGATGATATAAAAGTTTATGAGGATGATGTTTTAGTAAAAAGGCA
It encodes:
- a CDS encoding DeoR/GlpR family DNA-binding transcription regulator codes for the protein MLSIERRRKIISLLQEHQSVIVPELSKLFKVTEETIRRDLEKLEREGLIKRSYGGAVLSESTNVDIPLKIREITNIEGKQAIALNVAGYIDDGETLILDSSSSALQVARQLKSKKRLTVITNSIRVVYELSNSKDFNIISTGGTLKPNSLSFIGHLAENTIKNYHVDKAIISCKGFNKEIGITDSNEMEAEVKKAMVDAADQVFLLIDHTKVDRASFVKFTSFDRINYIFTDRKFSPDWEDLIHKNNINIIY
- a CDS encoding rhamnulokinase family protein is translated as MGEEIYNLAFDFGASNGRLMLSKYDGYKISLEEIYRFPNEPVRAGGRLYWDFLKLFSELKVGLKMVSERNINISSIGIDTWGVDYGLLDKNDRLISNPVHYRDSRTNKIPEKVEKIVPFQEFYNTTGIQFLQFNTVYQLYDDLESGILRNAKTLLFMPDLFSFYLTGEKYNEYTISSTSQMLDANKKNWSYDILDKLCIAKNILQEIIMPGNIYGCLSSDIRDETGLPKIPVIAVGCHDTASAVAGTPLSSRNSAYLSCGTWSLLGIETQKPIIDENSLKFNFTNEGGVLGTIRFLKNITGLWLIQQLRRSWANRGIKLDFPDIISRASSAKNANYYIDPDDELFMAPDDMGDAICRYCMKTGQGRPDNIGDIARAAYNGITKHYKETIEDIEKITGNEIDTVNIVGGGIRDEFLLKQTAGITGRKILAGPVEASILGNCIIQLMALKAIKNLDEGRNIIKNSFPLKEYKPMQ
- a CDS encoding class II aldolase/adducin family protein codes for the protein MSYEDEVKKQICDIGKRIYSNGFVAANDGNITVKIGDDAIITTPTGVSKGFLTPEMLIKVNTKGEVISANSKYKPSSELKMHLRVYKERSDVKSVVHAHPPYATSYAIAGIPLTKPIMPEAVISLGFVPIADYGTPSTEEIPDAISKFLPEYDAILLENHGALTYGKDLITAYYKMESMEFYAKLTFISTMLGGPKELSESQVLRLYEIRKKLGVSGRFPGKLPDELNRNNKKNELKDYDVKKIVELVTEKVLEELKKQ
- a CDS encoding L-rhamnose isomerase translates to MFKPDDGKIEKAYEYAKEVYAGYGIDTDAVLKKMNNIHISLHCWQGDDVGGFEVNKKGLSGGILATGNWPGRARNGDELRQDLDKALSLIPGKHRVNLHAIYAETDGKFVDRDKITPKYFMKWIDWAKQNNLGIDFNPTFFSHDMAASGYTLSSKDKSIRKFWIEHGKRCREIANQIGRELNNPCINNIWIPDGSKDLPANRIDNRKILKDSLDEIFSIKYDRKNILDSVESKLFGIGSESYVVGSHEFYMGYALKNNIMLCLDMGHFHPTEVVADKISSILTFMDELLIHVSRGVRWDSDHVAILNDDLQLLADEISRCNAYNRVHIALDYFDASINRITAWTVGARATLKAILISLLEPINLIKEQDDRGDRGNMLALKEEFKTLPYATVWDKYCLVKNVPVGGSWLDDIKVYEDDVLVKRH